One genomic segment of Virgibacillus doumboii includes these proteins:
- the rpsD gene encoding 30S ribosomal protein S4, whose protein sequence is MARYTGPVWKKSRRLGISLTGTGKELDKRPYAPGQHGPNQRKKMSEYGLQQQEKQKLRFMYGLNERQFRSMFDEAGKMKGIHGENFMILLESRLDNLVYRLGLARTRRQSRQLVNHGHVTVDGKRVDIPSYRLKPGQVVGLRERSQNLDIVKEAIEVNNFVPEYLTFDEDKMEGSYSRYPERSELPAEINEALIVEYYSR, encoded by the coding sequence ATGGCACGATATACTGGACCAGTATGGAAAAAGTCACGTCGTCTCGGCATTTCATTAACCGGAACAGGTAAAGAACTTGATAAACGCCCTTACGCTCCTGGACAACATGGGCCAAACCAACGGAAGAAAATGTCCGAATACGGTTTACAACAACAGGAGAAACAAAAACTTCGCTTCATGTACGGATTGAACGAGCGTCAATTCCGCAGCATGTTTGATGAAGCAGGTAAAATGAAAGGTATTCATGGTGAAAACTTCATGATCTTGCTTGAATCCCGCCTGGATAACCTTGTTTATCGCCTGGGACTTGCACGTACCCGCAGACAATCCCGTCAGTTGGTAAACCATGGTCATGTAACTGTTGACGGCAAACGCGTTGACATTCCATCTTACCGTTTGAAGCCAGGTCAGGTTGTTGGTCTTCGTGAAAGATCACAAAACCTTGACATCGTGAAGGAAGCTATCGAAGTAAACAACTTCGTACCGGAGTACCTTACATTTGATGAAGACAAAATGGAAGGAAGCTATTCACGCTATCCGGAACGTTCTGAACTTCCAGCTGAAATTAATGAAGCGCTTATCGTTGAGTACTACTCACGTTAA
- a CDS encoding sensor domain-containing diguanylate cyclase, with translation MISQETLQEKIRSTYFELISDIEHESYSKLLSKAVKQLTVLLNMTHSAVYIYNNWNKTYEIKTDFQENGPLKQSVAYFYEDNMDQHVMDGSFVFKEKDKPLNSIVIPLLANDESPGFLFFTSPENTATPSDHVIDLLKMETERLLKLFNYYISSQHSEERNKFLFDLSSRLNASSDKQDILTKIVQGLEKLYPSFSYYLLLSQDYDADSSLPVKAIEYSDDATKRVSTQAFLSGEVQLENRLTDKNTALYAPLRGKQAVYGVLQLITPCTIGFPDEEIDFISQFANTAGAAIENITLYQHSRNLISDLKLINDATHKLNSNLKLSEIIAILKKQIINACPASQVGFLYVQDEPGGQFDFLTGSTNYFATNEGKLFAEYILKEIEENGEPIFSGNFKRDKFRIPYGSVMIIPMIQSGMIHGAVIIMEEEKYSFSFENFKLMQSLIQHSTLALTNSILRGKLEKAVITDYLTNLYSRNHLDESLKDHMATDEKGALILFDIDDFKKINDTYGHYIGDEVIVQVADIIRTQLGEEDIPARWGGEELAIYLPNASIDDGVTMAGQIRKQVENFTEPKITLSSGVASWVDKTKDSVSEVFIRADKALYEAKNMGKNCVVKAKELKKYPEL, from the coding sequence ATGATATCTCAAGAAACACTGCAGGAGAAAATCAGAAGCACATATTTTGAACTTATTTCTGATATAGAACATGAATCATATAGTAAACTGCTTTCCAAAGCTGTTAAACAGTTGACAGTTTTATTAAATATGACTCATTCAGCCGTTTACATATATAATAATTGGAATAAAACATATGAAATCAAAACGGACTTTCAGGAAAATGGCCCGTTAAAACAATCAGTAGCTTATTTCTATGAAGACAATATGGACCAGCATGTAATGGATGGTTCATTTGTTTTTAAAGAGAAAGACAAGCCTCTTAATTCTATCGTTATTCCGCTATTAGCAAACGATGAATCACCGGGCTTTCTGTTTTTCACCAGTCCGGAAAACACAGCAACTCCATCAGATCATGTTATTGATCTGCTTAAAATGGAAACAGAGCGGCTTCTCAAGTTGTTTAACTATTATATTTCCAGTCAGCACAGTGAGGAAAGGAATAAGTTCCTGTTTGATTTGTCATCCCGTTTGAATGCTTCAAGTGATAAACAGGATATACTGACAAAAATCGTTCAGGGATTAGAAAAACTGTATCCATCTTTCTCATATTATCTGTTGTTATCTCAGGATTATGATGCGGATAGTTCATTGCCTGTTAAAGCTATCGAATACAGTGATGATGCAACAAAAAGGGTCAGTACGCAGGCGTTTCTTTCGGGCGAGGTGCAGCTGGAAAATCGGCTGACGGACAAAAATACGGCACTATATGCACCATTAAGAGGGAAACAGGCTGTTTACGGGGTATTACAGCTCATTACACCATGCACAATTGGTTTTCCAGATGAAGAAATTGATTTCATCTCGCAATTTGCCAATACTGCTGGTGCCGCAATTGAAAATATTACCCTTTATCAGCATTCAAGAAATCTTATTTCTGATTTGAAACTAATTAATGATGCGACACATAAACTTAATTCTAATTTAAAGCTTTCCGAAATTATAGCTATATTAAAAAAACAAATTATAAATGCCTGCCCAGCTTCACAGGTCGGATTTCTTTATGTTCAGGATGAACCGGGGGGTCAATTTGATTTTTTAACAGGAAGTACGAATTATTTTGCAACAAACGAAGGTAAACTGTTTGCGGAATACATACTTAAGGAGATAGAGGAAAATGGTGAACCGATATTCTCGGGTAATTTTAAAAGGGATAAATTTCGGATTCCCTACGGCTCTGTAATGATCATTCCGATGATACAATCCGGAATGATACACGGGGCGGTAATTATTATGGAAGAGGAAAAGTATTCTTTTTCCTTTGAAAACTTTAAGTTGATGCAATCGCTTATTCAGCATTCAACATTAGCACTGACAAACTCGATCTTAAGGGGTAAATTGGAGAAAGCAGTAATTACCGATTACCTTACAAACTTATATTCAAGGAACCACCTTGATGAATCATTAAAGGACCATATGGCAACAGATGAGAAAGGAGCATTAATTCTGTTTGATATTGATGATTTCAAAAAGATTAATGACACGTATGGCCATTATATAGGTGATGAAGTAATTGTCCAGGTGGCAGATATTATTCGAACACAATTAGGTGAAGAGGACATCCCTGCAAGATGGGGAGGAGAAGAACTGGCAATTTACCTGCCTAATGCAAGTATTGATGATGGGGTAACGATGGCCGGTCAGATCCGCAAACAGGTTGAAAACTTTACGGAGCCGAAGATTACATTATCGAGTGGGGTAGCTTCATGGGTTGATAAAACGAAGGATTCGGTAAGTGAAGTATTCATACGTGCAGATAAGGCATTGTACGAAGCAAAAAATATGGGTAAGAACTGTGTAGTTAAAGCAAAAGAACTAAAAAAATATCCTGAATTGTAA
- a CDS encoding GAF domain-containing protein, which yields MFQTATYSGDKVKDYQLLLKQLSALSEGEQDDIAILSNASALLNQFLGEVNWVGFYIWREDELVLGPFQGLPACIRIGYGKGVCGTAIKERKTQRVEDVFAFPGHIACDSASRSEIVVPLIINDEIYGVLDIDSPITNRFDETDQIYLEKFAEILQNYIN from the coding sequence ATGTTTCAAACCGCAACATACTCCGGTGATAAGGTAAAAGACTATCAACTGTTATTGAAACAATTGTCTGCTCTGTCTGAAGGCGAGCAGGATGATATTGCCATTTTATCGAACGCTTCAGCATTATTAAACCAATTTCTTGGGGAAGTAAACTGGGTCGGGTTTTATATTTGGAGAGAAGATGAGCTTGTACTCGGGCCATTTCAGGGTCTGCCCGCGTGCATCCGTATCGGATATGGCAAAGGCGTTTGCGGTACTGCAATTAAGGAACGGAAAACGCAAAGGGTGGAAGATGTTTTCGCATTTCCGGGACACATTGCGTGTGACAGTGCAAGCAGGTCAGAAATTGTTGTACCATTGATTATAAATGATGAAATCTATGGTGTACTTGATATCGATAGTCCGATTACAAACCGCTTTGACGAAACAGATCAGATATATTTGGAAAAGTTTGCTGAAATACTGCAGAATTATATCAACTGA
- the refZ gene encoding forespore capture DNA-binding protein RefZ, producing MKKNPTKQKVIDAASSLFFQNGFHGTSVRDIADKATVNVSLISYYFKSKQGLLEHAVTQYYEAYLKTMEESLLVNETVSPLERLKKMIEAIIQYKQDNHQFSCFIHRELSLDSVFVREMTVTYLAKENYFISNAFKAILPEQKKQNPDSQFLLMQLKGMLMTPYMLQNEWKNQVIGEHSHNQFVKNYVRTIDSWLDFVVQQTN from the coding sequence ATGAAAAAAAATCCAACAAAACAAAAAGTAATAGATGCAGCATCTTCATTATTTTTTCAAAATGGTTTCCATGGCACGTCTGTACGGGATATAGCTGATAAAGCCACGGTAAACGTCTCGTTAATCAGTTATTATTTCAAAAGCAAACAAGGACTTCTGGAACATGCTGTCACACAGTATTATGAAGCATATTTGAAAACGATGGAAGAGTCATTGCTTGTAAATGAAACCGTATCCCCACTGGAACGACTGAAAAAAATGATTGAAGCTATTATACAGTACAAGCAGGATAATCATCAATTTTCATGTTTCATTCACCGGGAACTTTCACTCGATTCTGTATTCGTTCGGGAGATGACTGTTACATATCTTGCAAAAGAAAATTATTTTATAAGTAATGCTTTCAAAGCCATTCTTCCGGAACAGAAAAAGCAAAATCCGGACAGTCAATTTTTGTTAATGCAATTGAAAGGAATGTTAATGACACCCTATATGTTGCAGAACGAATGGAAAAATCAGGTAATCGGGGAACACTCACACAATCAGTTTGTGAAAAATTATGTCAGAACAATTGATAGTTGGCTTGATTTTGTAGTTCAGCAAACTAACTGA
- the ezrA gene encoding septation ring formation regulator EzrA → MAYIIGTILVIITLIIIGLIMRKRVYDVVDRLEAWKMDIMNRNIASQIGRIKQLNLSGETQVKFEKWKDRWEYIVTKELPDIEEYLFDAEEAADRYRFPTAKKTLRNVDQTMQKIEKDIESMLDELDELMESEESSRKEIEQIQPGIKALRKQLSQNRYQYGKAEVRFEVEIDELDEQLDQYHDLVDSGEYSEAQQLVEELKYKLGVLETEIDVFPETYKACKDELPAQLDELFKGLKGMKEDGYRIEHLGFEKEVHNYQRRLLDCVNSLEKGDASEAKVIITEIEDRIAEMYQLLEKEAIAKNYVETKIPSYQDALDSLEGEFHTTKEEVEELKKTYHFEDSDMEKYLSLDKAIMQLRNQLKEISTGMEDEKRSHSDLRAELESGFDQAEELQQKHDEFKKRIQNLRKDELEAKEKLSEMRNELYHCNRRLNKSNIPGVPSFIWNIMEEAAEKNSRVITVLEKQPLDISEVQHALSEAKVAVDHVTEQTEVMLDQAYLTEQVIQYANRYRSQYPVLAAKLSESERLFRSYEYDLALEQAAKAIEEIEPGALKRIEEYQKAAN, encoded by the coding sequence ATGGCATATATCATTGGAACTATTCTGGTAATCATAACACTAATAATAATTGGACTCATTATGCGTAAACGGGTATACGATGTGGTTGACCGTCTTGAGGCATGGAAAATGGATATTATGAATCGTAATATCGCATCACAGATCGGCCGGATCAAACAATTGAACTTATCAGGTGAAACACAGGTTAAATTTGAAAAGTGGAAAGATCGCTGGGAGTACATCGTAACCAAAGAGCTGCCAGATATTGAAGAGTACCTGTTCGATGCTGAAGAAGCTGCAGACCGATATCGTTTTCCTACTGCTAAAAAAACATTGCGCAATGTTGATCAAACCATGCAAAAAATTGAAAAAGATATCGAGAGTATGCTTGATGAGCTGGATGAACTGATGGAATCCGAAGAATCGAGCCGAAAAGAGATTGAACAAATTCAGCCTGGCATCAAGGCTTTACGCAAACAGCTTTCACAAAACCGCTATCAGTACGGAAAAGCAGAAGTTCGTTTTGAAGTGGAAATCGATGAGCTTGATGAACAACTTGACCAGTATCATGACCTTGTTGATTCCGGTGAATACTCTGAAGCGCAGCAGCTGGTTGAAGAGCTGAAATATAAATTGGGCGTACTTGAAACGGAGATTGATGTATTTCCGGAAACTTATAAAGCTTGTAAGGACGAATTGCCGGCTCAGCTTGATGAACTGTTTAAAGGCCTCAAGGGTATGAAAGAAGATGGCTACCGGATTGAACATCTTGGCTTCGAAAAAGAAGTACATAATTATCAGCGCCGCCTGTTGGATTGTGTTAATTCGCTCGAAAAAGGTGACGCTTCTGAAGCGAAAGTGATCATTACCGAGATAGAGGACCGGATTGCAGAAATGTATCAGCTGCTTGAAAAGGAAGCAATCGCAAAAAATTACGTCGAAACGAAGATACCGAGTTATCAGGATGCATTGGACAGTCTGGAAGGTGAATTCCATACCACGAAAGAAGAAGTGGAAGAACTCAAGAAAACGTACCACTTTGAAGATAGTGATATGGAAAAATACCTGTCACTGGACAAAGCAATTATGCAGTTGCGAAACCAGCTGAAAGAGATCTCAACCGGAATGGAGGATGAAAAAAGGTCGCATTCTGATTTGCGGGCTGAATTGGAAAGTGGATTTGATCAAGCTGAAGAACTGCAGCAAAAGCATGATGAATTTAAAAAACGTATCCAAAATTTACGAAAAGATGAACTGGAAGCAAAAGAAAAACTTTCCGAAATGAGGAACGAACTATACCACTGCAATCGAAGACTTAACAAAAGTAATATCCCGGGAGTTCCCAGTTTTATCTGGAATATAATGGAAGAAGCTGCCGAAAAAAACAGTCGAGTAATAACCGTACTGGAGAAACAGCCATTGGATATCTCGGAGGTTCAACATGCACTATCAGAAGCTAAGGTAGCTGTTGATCATGTAACGGAACAGACGGAGGTAATGCTGGACCAGGCATATCTCACCGAGCAAGTTATTCAATACGCAAACCGTTACCGCAGTCAATATCCGGTACTTGCAGCCAAATTATCTGAATCGGAGCGATTATTCCGTTCATACGAATATGACCTTGCGTTAGAACAGGCTGCCAAAGCAATCGAAGAAATTGAACCTGGAGCATTAAAACGTATCGAAGAATATCAGAAGGCTGCGAATTAA
- a CDS encoding RNA-guided endonuclease InsQ/TnpB family protein has protein sequence MILNYKYEIYPTEKQVELLDSWISICRQQYNAALLDKQRYYKKHKKGLSRYNLQKQQVKDKKKLAVLKNVPSQPLQEVFFRLEKAFDKFFKEDAKYPKQKKYKDYSSITFTQFGVGTQKVNNKKTGKMRIQPVRFAASFDNNGHLRVSKLGSININLHRKLGGPVKQDVIKRQGGRWFAIFSVEKHVNQTAIDGGYSTTGIDVGIKKFAVLPDGTEIKNPKFLRKEEKKLKRMQRKLSRREKGSENWKKQLERVQKIHTKVANQRRDFHHKQSFRVSNDYSMVFVEDLRIKNMVKNRNLAKSIHDAGWGNFRNMLVYKCERNGGLLVKVKPHYTSQNCSGCGKKVKKSLSVRTHVCKDCGTILDRDHNAALNIEKVGLDQMGLSPTA, from the coding sequence ATGATACTAAACTACAAGTATGAAATATACCCAACTGAAAAGCAAGTGGAACTATTAGATAGTTGGATATCCATCTGTCGCCAGCAGTACAATGCTGCTCTTTTGGATAAACAACGGTATTATAAGAAACATAAAAAAGGGTTGTCACGTTACAACTTGCAAAAACAACAAGTAAAAGATAAAAAGAAACTTGCTGTATTGAAAAATGTGCCATCCCAACCGCTACAAGAGGTGTTTTTTCGACTGGAAAAAGCGTTTGATAAATTTTTCAAAGAAGACGCGAAATACCCGAAGCAAAAGAAATATAAAGATTATAGCTCCATTACCTTTACACAATTTGGTGTTGGTACACAAAAAGTGAATAACAAGAAGACTGGCAAGATGAGGATTCAACCCGTTCGTTTTGCTGCTTCGTTTGATAATAATGGGCATTTACGCGTTTCTAAGCTAGGCTCGATTAACATTAATCTTCACCGGAAATTGGGTGGACCAGTTAAACAAGACGTTATCAAACGCCAAGGGGGTCGTTGGTTTGCGATTTTTAGTGTTGAAAAACACGTAAATCAAACGGCTATCGATGGTGGATATAGTACAACAGGGATAGATGTTGGCATCAAAAAATTTGCCGTCCTACCTGATGGAACAGAAATTAAAAATCCAAAATTCCTGCGTAAAGAAGAAAAGAAACTAAAACGTATGCAACGGAAATTATCACGGAGAGAAAAAGGCTCAGAAAACTGGAAGAAGCAACTGGAAAGGGTGCAAAAAATCCATACAAAAGTGGCTAATCAGCGTAGGGATTTTCACCACAAGCAAAGCTTTCGTGTTTCGAACGATTACAGCATGGTTTTCGTGGAAGACTTAAGAATCAAAAACATGGTCAAAAACCGCAATTTAGCAAAATCCATACACGACGCCGGATGGGGAAATTTTCGTAATATGTTAGTTTATAAATGTGAACGAAATGGCGGTTTATTAGTTAAAGTAAAACCTCATTACACAAGTCAAAACTGTTCTGGTTGTGGTAAGAAAGTGAAAAAGTCACTTTCCGTTCGCACGCATGTCTGCAAGGATTGCGGAACCATACTTGACCGTGACCATAATGCCGCACTTAATATTGAAAAAGTCGGGCTGGATCAAATGGGTCTGAGCCCAACTGCATAA
- a CDS encoding cysteine desulfurase family protein: MIYLDNSATTKPDPSVLKSFQQVSENFFANPSSIHQLGGDTEKLLLKSKEQAAQLLNVQNDEIIFTSGGTEGNNLAIKGIALEHQGRGKHIITTEIEHPSVFEACRSLEKLGFTVTYLPVDENGVVSIEDLKQSIRYDTILISIMHVNNELGSIQPIKEIGEIAKQYPKLFFHVDNVQGVGKVPLKLADSGIDLCTISGHKLHGLKGTGILYVNKKTVLFPLLHGGNQERALRSGTENLAGAVAMVKALRLIMERQETEMEHMYELKKLLHSKLTEMDGVQINTPQDGAPHIMNISVPGLKPEVIIHMLGEQQIFISTKSACSSKLTDESKILAACGYDQSRTTSALRISMSYDTTEEEINTFLHALEASINQLKAVME; the protein is encoded by the coding sequence ATGATTTATTTAGATAACAGTGCTACAACAAAGCCGGATCCATCTGTTCTAAAAAGTTTTCAACAGGTATCCGAGAATTTTTTTGCCAATCCATCAAGCATCCATCAGCTTGGCGGAGATACAGAAAAACTTTTGCTTAAATCGAAAGAACAAGCAGCTCAGCTTTTGAATGTACAAAATGATGAGATTATATTCACTTCTGGAGGAACGGAGGGGAACAATCTCGCGATAAAAGGAATTGCCCTGGAACATCAGGGACGCGGAAAACACATTATCACTACAGAAATTGAACATCCTTCTGTTTTTGAAGCATGCCGCAGTCTGGAAAAACTGGGGTTTACTGTAACTTATTTACCAGTGGACGAAAATGGTGTAGTATCAATAGAGGATTTAAAACAATCAATCCGCTACGATACTATTCTAATCAGCATCATGCATGTAAATAATGAACTTGGATCAATCCAGCCGATTAAGGAAATTGGAGAAATCGCCAAACAGTATCCAAAATTATTTTTCCATGTCGATAATGTACAGGGCGTGGGGAAGGTTCCACTGAAACTCGCTGACAGTGGAATTGACCTATGCACTATTTCCGGTCACAAACTCCATGGACTGAAGGGAACAGGAATTTTATATGTGAACAAAAAAACGGTATTGTTTCCATTGTTACACGGAGGTAATCAGGAACGTGCCCTAAGGTCAGGTACGGAAAACCTTGCAGGCGCAGTGGCAATGGTAAAAGCACTTCGACTAATTATGGAGCGGCAAGAAACTGAAATGGAGCACATGTATGAGTTGAAAAAGCTTCTCCACAGTAAACTTACTGAAATGGATGGTGTGCAGATTAATACCCCTCAAGATGGTGCACCACACATAATGAATATTTCAGTACCTGGTTTGAAGCCGGAAGTAATTATTCATATGCTTGGCGAGCAGCAGATATTTATTTCAACAAAATCTGCCTGTTCATCAAAACTAACCGATGAAAGTAAGATATTGGCAGCGTGCGGGTATGACCAGAGTCGTACCACCTCTGCACTTCGAATCAGTATGTCCTATGACACAACTGAAGAGGAAATAAATACGTTTTTGCATGCATTGGAAGCATCAATAAATCAATTAAAAGCAGTAATGGAGTAG
- the thiI gene encoding tRNA uracil 4-sulfurtransferase ThiI: MQYDHILIRYGEMALKGKNRKKFIVQLQNNIRHKLKEYPEVKVKRTQGRMFVLLNGHEPDPIITKCQEIFGIQSLSLAVKVQNEEEKIKEAALWALENSENVHTFKVSVKRIDKSFPIRSQDMNQVLGGHLLSNTAGYAVNVHEPGLEIKVEIRTEATYITSNVIPGLGGLPVGTSGKTLLLLSGGIDSPVSGFLAMKRGVQIEAIHFHSPPFTSERSKQKVMDLAKKLTNYGSSIKVHVVPFTKLQQHIFREMPDGYAMTIMRRMMLRISEQVCKNESILSMTTGESLGQVASQTMESMNVINEVTNYPVIRPLVAMDKDDIIRISRNIDTYDISIRPYEDCCAIFVPKSPKTKPTREKVNMFESQQDFTELLEETINGIETVKLTGESDVEKEFEDLL; encoded by the coding sequence ATGCAATATGATCATATTTTAATCCGCTATGGTGAGATGGCACTTAAAGGAAAAAACAGAAAAAAATTTATCGTTCAGCTGCAAAATAATATTCGCCATAAGTTAAAAGAATATCCTGAGGTAAAAGTAAAACGGACGCAGGGGAGAATGTTCGTTTTACTGAATGGACATGAACCAGATCCGATAATTACAAAATGTCAGGAAATCTTTGGAATCCAAAGTCTTAGCCTGGCAGTAAAAGTTCAAAATGAAGAAGAAAAAATCAAAGAGGCAGCATTATGGGCACTGGAAAACAGTGAAAATGTCCATACATTTAAAGTGTCAGTGAAGCGGATTGATAAAAGTTTTCCTATTCGTTCACAAGATATGAACCAGGTGCTTGGCGGGCATTTATTGTCAAATACTGCGGGGTATGCGGTAAATGTTCATGAGCCGGGTTTGGAAATAAAAGTGGAAATCAGAACAGAGGCAACGTATATAACATCCAATGTTATACCAGGGCTAGGCGGATTGCCGGTAGGAACATCCGGGAAGACATTGCTGTTGCTATCCGGCGGAATTGATAGTCCTGTCTCCGGGTTCCTTGCAATGAAGCGGGGTGTGCAGATTGAGGCAATTCATTTTCATTCCCCGCCATTTACAAGTGAACGTTCCAAGCAAAAAGTAATGGATTTAGCTAAGAAACTGACAAATTACGGGAGTTCCATTAAAGTGCATGTTGTTCCGTTTACAAAATTGCAACAGCATATTTTCAGGGAAATGCCAGACGGCTATGCAATGACAATTATGCGTCGGATGATGCTGCGTATCAGTGAACAGGTATGTAAAAATGAATCCATATTATCAATGACTACAGGTGAAAGTCTTGGTCAGGTGGCCAGCCAGACAATGGAGAGTATGAATGTGATCAATGAAGTTACCAATTATCCGGTGATCCGTCCTTTGGTTGCGATGGATAAGGATGATATTATTCGAATTTCGAGAAACATTGATACGTATGATATTTCTATCCGTCCATACGAAGATTGCTGTGCGATTTTTGTTCCGAAATCTCCAAAGACAAAACCGACAAGAGAAAAGGTAAATATGTTCGAATCACAACAAGATTTCACCGAGCTGCTTGAAGAAACAATCAATGGCATTGAAACCGTGAAATTAACTGGTGAATCAGATGTGGAAAAGGAATTTGAGGATTTGCTGTAA
- a CDS encoding alpha/beta-type small acid-soluble spore protein produces MASNNSNQLVVPGAQQALDQMKTEIAQEFGVQLGADNTSRSNGSVGGEITKRLVQSAQQQFGGSPQ; encoded by the coding sequence ATGGCAAGCAACAACAGTAATCAATTAGTAGTTCCTGGTGCACAACAAGCACTGGATCAAATGAAAACTGAGATTGCACAAGAATTTGGTGTTCAACTTGGTGCAGACAATACTTCCCGTTCCAACGGGTCTGTAGGTGGAGAAATTACGAAGCGTCTTGTACAATCTGCTCAACAGCAGTTTGGCGGCTCTCCACAGTAA